The proteins below come from a single bacterium genomic window:
- a CDS encoding DUF935 domain-containing protein gives MPEQERKYIYDANGNKIYLPGTPDRDEVAAVRLQDPYSTYPSNGLTAVRLASILKAADAGDVYQQMELFEEIEEKDTRIFSCFQTRKQAVIGLKWDVLPADESDKEAVRQAEFVKEAIGGIANWTEAQLDLLDAIGKGYAVVEIIWDVRDGRNIIAELKWRHQKRFTWDDKQTELRLITDDEPSQGESLANYPAKFIVHKYKARSGYPARSGLLRTLAWFYLFKSYSFKDWVRFCEVYGMPLRLGKYDPSATVQDRAALKTAVQAIGTDGAGIISKNTEIAFESAISGAANSDIYKVFIGLVNNEISIVVLGQNLTTEVQEGSRAAAQVHDKVRQDLLEADCMALDKTITQQLVIPLVMFNFGPQAKYPRYKTAYEPPEDLVTALQIDKGLVEMGLPVATNYFYGKYNIPEPEEGEEIVTPPARQQPLMMKAGEGVVSGQWPLTTEVLAQGQPRTFSARQQGVEDIVATCLREYGKIYPDMEKKLGEIVSSAESLPQLRDRIYLAFNDLPSDDLERLIARGILAAGLYGRTTVK, from the coding sequence ATGCCAGAACAGGAACGGAAATACATTTACGATGCCAATGGCAACAAAATCTATCTGCCCGGTACTCCGGACCGGGACGAGGTGGCGGCGGTCAGGCTGCAGGACCCATACTCGACCTATCCCAGCAATGGGCTGACTGCCGTCCGGCTGGCTTCCATCCTCAAAGCGGCGGACGCTGGGGATGTCTACCAGCAGATGGAGCTTTTCGAGGAGATCGAGGAGAAGGACACCAGGATTTTCTCCTGCTTCCAGACCAGGAAGCAGGCGGTTATCGGGTTAAAGTGGGATGTCCTTCCGGCTGACGAGTCGGACAAGGAGGCGGTGAGGCAGGCGGAATTCGTCAAAGAGGCGATCGGCGGAATTGCCAATTGGACCGAAGCTCAGCTTGACCTGCTGGATGCCATCGGCAAGGGGTATGCGGTGGTGGAGATCATCTGGGATGTCCGGGACGGCAGGAACATTATTGCCGAGCTGAAGTGGCGGCACCAGAAACGCTTCACCTGGGACGACAAACAGACCGAGCTCCGGCTGATCACGGACGATGAACCGAGCCAGGGGGAATCCCTGGCGAACTATCCCGCCAAGTTTATAGTCCACAAATATAAGGCCCGGAGCGGATATCCGGCCAGGTCGGGCCTGTTGCGCACCCTGGCCTGGTTTTATCTGTTCAAGAGCTACAGCTTCAAGGACTGGGTACGGTTTTGCGAAGTATACGGCATGCCGCTCCGGTTAGGGAAGTACGATCCTTCGGCTACGGTGCAGGACCGGGCGGCACTGAAAACCGCAGTGCAGGCCATCGGGACGGATGGAGCCGGAATTATCAGCAAGAACACGGAGATAGCGTTTGAGTCGGCCATCAGTGGGGCTGCCAACAGTGACATTTACAAGGTCTTCATCGGGCTGGTCAATAACGAAATCTCGATCGTGGTGCTGGGACAAAATCTCACGACCGAGGTGCAGGAAGGATCGCGGGCTGCTGCTCAGGTGCATGATAAGGTGCGGCAAGATCTGCTGGAAGCGGATTGCATGGCCCTCGACAAAACCATCACCCAGCAGCTCGTGATCCCGCTGGTGATGTTCAATTTCGGCCCGCAGGCGAAGTATCCCCGGTATAAGACGGCGTATGAGCCTCCGGAAGATTTAGTTACGGCACTCCAGATCGATAAGGGATTGGTGGAAATGGGTCTACCGGTGGCCACGAATTACTTTTATGGCAAATACAATATTCCGGAGCCGGAAGAAGGCGAGGAGATCGTTACTCCCCCGGCGCGACAGCAGCCTCTGATGATGAAAGCAGGAGAGGGAGTGGTCAGTGGTCAGTGGCCACTGACCACTGAAGTTCTTGCCCAGGGGCAGCCGCGCACCTTCAGTGCCAGGCAGCAGGGGGTGGAGGATATCGTTGCAACCTGCCTCCGGGAGTATGGGAAGATTTATCCGGATATGGAAAAGAAGCTCGGTGAGATAGTGAGCAGCGCCGAATCTTTGCCTCAACTCCGTGACCGGATATATCTGGCGTTCAACGACCTGCCATCCGATGATCTGGAGCGGTTGATTGCCAGGGGGATTCTGGCAGCAGGGCTGTATGGGAGAACTACGGTAAAATGA
- a CDS encoding terminase family protein, with amino-acid sequence MASLSRKDVKAIDALDAEVQGKDAPVTLYEYQKRWITDPARFKIGMWSRQAGKSFGTSLEAVDNCCETRTRWVFLSAGERQSKELMAKAQMHAMAYGKACEILESDFELEDKKFKQLEINFPNKSKIIGLPANPSTARGHSANILLDEFAFHQNSRQIWTALFPTVTRGYKIRVISTPQGKKNKFYDLWGNPRYSKHLVTILDAVAQGLILRNEDGSICTPDELRQALGDDEAWAQEYMCEFLDEATAYITYDLINSVEDQTIDPYPGWIEVLLARAKAHHQEYLFTKKEPAWDAFDILRWIPFRELYVGFDVARKRDFSVIWVDDLVEGRLRTAAIINLEKQPFFIQKRMLWSILSLPACRRACIDATGIGAQIAEEAVERFGEWKVEAVDFTTAHKEALAGGLKKNFDDQLSAIPVDRVIRESLHSIKRYPTATGHFRFDADRSEETGHADHFWAKALAVQAWSGSPYQPVEYESVERRRDLDGVADDDDDRGRDRDRGRFAAGGAY; translated from the coding sequence ATGGCATCTTTAAGTAGGAAGGATGTCAAAGCCATAGATGCCCTGGATGCCGAAGTGCAAGGCAAGGATGCTCCGGTTACTCTGTACGAGTACCAGAAGCGGTGGATCACCGACCCGGCCAGGTTCAAGATCGGGATGTGGAGCAGGCAGGCGGGGAAGTCATTCGGCACATCTCTGGAGGCTGTGGATAACTGCTGTGAGACCCGCACCCGGTGGGTGTTTCTCTCCGCAGGGGAGAGGCAGTCGAAGGAGCTGATGGCAAAGGCCCAGATGCATGCAATGGCCTATGGGAAAGCCTGCGAGATATTGGAATCGGACTTTGAGCTTGAAGATAAGAAGTTCAAGCAGCTTGAGATCAATTTTCCCAATAAATCAAAAATCATCGGATTGCCAGCCAATCCGTCTACGGCCAGAGGGCATTCGGCTAACATCCTGCTCGATGAGTTCGCGTTTCACCAGAACAGCAGGCAAATCTGGACGGCCCTGTTTCCGACCGTGACCAGGGGGTATAAGATCAGGGTTATTTCCACCCCCCAGGGGAAGAAAAACAAGTTTTACGACCTGTGGGGAAACCCACGGTACAGCAAGCATCTGGTGACCATCCTGGATGCCGTGGCCCAGGGGCTGATTCTGCGCAATGAGGATGGATCCATTTGCACTCCGGATGAATTGCGCCAGGCCCTGGGGGATGATGAAGCCTGGGCGCAGGAGTATATGTGTGAGTTCCTGGACGAAGCCACGGCCTATATCACCTATGATCTGATCAACTCGGTGGAGGATCAGACCATCGATCCGTATCCGGGATGGATAGAGGTACTGCTGGCCAGGGCGAAGGCACATCACCAGGAGTATCTGTTCACCAAGAAAGAACCGGCATGGGATGCTTTCGACATTCTGCGATGGATACCTTTCCGGGAGCTGTATGTCGGCTTCGATGTGGCCAGAAAGAGGGATTTTTCGGTTATCTGGGTTGACGACCTGGTCGAGGGGAGACTGCGGACGGCGGCTATTATCAACCTGGAGAAGCAACCGTTCTTCATTCAGAAGCGGATGCTCTGGTCGATCCTGAGCTTGCCTGCCTGTCGCCGGGCCTGCATCGATGCCACCGGCATCGGGGCGCAGATCGCGGAGGAGGCGGTCGAGCGGTTCGGGGAGTGGAAGGTTGAAGCCGTGGATTTTACTACAGCGCACAAAGAGGCCCTCGCGGGCGGGCTGAAAAAGAATTTCGACGATCAGCTCTCGGCGATCCCGGTGGATAGAGTAATCAGGGAGAGCCTGCACAGCATCAAGCGGTATCCTACGGCAACCGGACATTTCCGGTTTGACGCGGATCGCTCCGAGGAGACCGGGCATGCGGATCACTTCTGGGCTAAGGCACTGGCTGTGCAGGCGTGGAGTGGGAGCCCTTATCAGCCGGTGGAGTACGAGAGTGTGGAGCGCCGGCGTGACCTCGATGGGGTGGCGGATGACGATGATGACCGGGGAAGAGACCGGGACAGGGGAAGGTTTGCTGCAGGCGGAGCGTATTAA
- a CDS encoding phage protein Gp27 family protein, with product MGKLRKGERITGRRGFKVEEMSAQAREKILELMNQGVAYKEISRIVAEVYGEQISSAAICRYNRMSKEQFDLAAERMMKTREWSKAIVGAASENPEVNTGKLLTNLIEGDLISFITSCDMQERLQELPIDKVADIVYKMGRVSNQREKLLWETRVKQALQKVEEKAEKAAQSREPVSIDPANINQKLEHHLSTLLEEYGQEQIHAALISLGVIADRSRQGLDPETLKTIREEIYGIFK from the coding sequence ATGGGCAAGCTGAGAAAAGGGGAAAGGATAACGGGACGCCGGGGGTTTAAGGTGGAGGAGATGTCGGCCCAGGCCAGAGAAAAAATCCTGGAGCTGATGAATCAGGGGGTGGCCTATAAGGAGATATCCAGGATTGTTGCTGAGGTCTATGGGGAGCAGATATCCAGTGCCGCGATCTGTCGTTATAACCGGATGTCGAAAGAACAGTTTGATCTGGCCGCAGAGCGCATGATGAAAACCAGGGAATGGTCAAAGGCCATCGTCGGGGCGGCGTCTGAGAACCCGGAGGTTAATACCGGCAAGCTGCTCACCAATTTGATCGAGGGGGATTTAATTTCCTTCATCACTTCCTGTGATATGCAGGAGCGGCTGCAAGAGCTGCCCATCGACAAAGTGGCTGATATCGTCTACAAGATGGGCCGCGTCAGCAACCAGCGGGAAAAGCTGCTTTGGGAGACAAGAGTCAAGCAGGCACTCCAGAAAGTGGAAGAGAAGGCCGAAAAAGCGGCGCAGTCGAGGGAACCTGTATCCATTGACCCTGCAAATATTAACCAGAAACTTGAGCATCATCTTTCCACACTCCTGGAGGAATATGGCCAGGAGCAGATTCACGCAGCCCTCATATCCCTTGGCGTCATCGCCGATCGAAGCAGGCAGGGCCTTGATCCGGAAACGCTGAAAACCATCCGGGAGGAAATTTATGGCATCTTTAAGTAG
- a CDS encoding N-acetylmuramoyl-L-alanine amidase, translating to MANGRKVKKIILHCSDSAYGEKKYLTDLHRQRGIDEVGYHFIILNGYLKPTGDYIPKMDGQMQPGRSILVPGNHCLGHNEDSIGVCLIGRHLFSARQLLETLQDLLVELMLQFDLEPKDIYGHYELEEGKNCPITCPNINMDMIRRLFV from the coding sequence ATGGCAAATGGCCGGAAAGTAAAAAAAATCATTCTCCATTGCTCGGACAGCGCATATGGAGAGAAAAAGTATTTGACTGACCTGCACCGGCAACGGGGCATCGATGAGGTTGGCTATCACTTCATTATCCTCAATGGGTATCTCAAACCAACCGGCGATTACATTCCGAAAATGGATGGGCAGATGCAGCCTGGCCGGTCCATCCTTGTTCCCGGCAATCACTGCCTGGGGCATAACGAGGATTCCATAGGAGTCTGCCTGATCGGGCGGCATCTTTTTTCAGCGAGGCAGCTTCTCGAAACCCTCCAGGACCTGCTCGTCGAGTTGATGCTCCAGTTCGATCTGGAGCCAAAGGATATTTACGGGCACTACGAGCTGGAGGAAGGGAAAAACTGTCCAATCACGTGTCCCAACATCAATATGGATATGATACGAAGGCTATTCGTCTAA
- a CDS encoding Mu transposase C-terminal domain-containing protein, giving the protein MEGRIVKNGTVKFQGGTYCHKDLLLLEGERVLIEPDPHVKDGLSVRSMGLALICVARRNKKYQQLPVVEPCQHD; this is encoded by the coding sequence ATGGAAGGAAGAATAGTAAAAAACGGCACCGTGAAATTTCAGGGCGGGACATATTGCCATAAAGACCTGCTTCTCCTGGAAGGGGAGAGGGTTTTGATTGAGCCCGACCCTCATGTAAAGGACGGTCTTTCTGTGCGCAGTATGGGGCTGGCTCTGATTTGCGTAGCCAGGAGGAATAAGAAATATCAGCAGTTACCAGTGGTTGAGCCCTGCCAGCATGATTGA
- a CDS encoding Bro-N domain-containing protein produces the protein MSTQQSIPPSDGHDQPSSSSNPPGKENFQLMLFNYGEHAIRTTIDEHGLPWWVAKDVCEVLEMSNTSKALQGLDDDEKGITKSYTLGGTQEMLVINESGLYTLILRSNKPEAKPFRKWVTSEVLPSLRKTGSYTMPGATTPFNPDPEKTAIEVVREVMQYSGFEVEIAFSKSTSKIKIRSTASSPDDDLPKGQRVPGRCGFKVDELSENAKAEAISLLKQGMAYEKVSEAIMEKFNEKISAAALCRYNRLVLQKQREAEERVSTKSYTPGTPKEAKHHE, from the coding sequence ATGTCTACGCAGCAAAGCATTCCGCCCAGTGATGGGCACGATCAACCTTCCTCTTCATCCAATCCCCCCGGCAAGGAAAACTTTCAGTTAATGCTTTTCAACTATGGAGAGCATGCAATAAGGACAACAATCGATGAGCATGGACTTCCCTGGTGGGTGGCTAAGGATGTATGTGAGGTGTTGGAAATGTCCAACACGAGCAAGGCACTCCAAGGATTAGATGATGACGAAAAGGGTATAACCAAAAGTTACACCCTTGGCGGCACCCAGGAAATGCTGGTCATTAACGAATCTGGTCTTTACACGCTTATCCTTCGCTCGAACAAACCGGAAGCTAAACCATTCCGGAAATGGGTAACATCCGAAGTCCTCCCTTCACTCCGCAAAACCGGAAGCTATACCATGCCAGGAGCAACAACGCCGTTCAATCCTGATCCGGAGAAGACAGCTATTGAGGTTGTCAGGGAAGTTATGCAGTATTCCGGGTTTGAAGTTGAGATTGCCTTTTCCAAAAGCACTTCCAAGATTAAGATCAGGAGCACGGCATCATCACCGGATGATGATCTCCCTAAAGGGCAAAGGGTTCCTGGCCGGTGTGGGTTCAAGGTCGATGAGCTTTCCGAGAATGCCAAAGCTGAGGCGATAAGCTTGCTCAAGCAGGGGATGGCGTATGAAAAGGTGTCAGAAGCCATTATGGAGAAATTCAACGAGAAAATCTCCGCCGCTGCCTTGTGTCGCTATAACAGGCTGGTATTGCAAAAGCAAAGGGAAGCAGAAGAAAGAGTGTCTACCAAAAGTTATACCCCTGGAACACCGAAGGAGGCCAAACACCATGAATAA
- a CDS encoding ORF6N domain-containing protein — translation MSTQQSIPPSDGQNLPATIHIMDKDVQLITYQDHPVVTFRMVDDLHQRVDGTARKTFYRHKSRFIEGEDYFDLPYEEWKPILDVHQTDISNYQQTQDSRDQHRSMIFLTESGYLMVVKPFTDDISWKVQRDLVRMYFSFKRMHKDAEEGKISPELEALLLKLGIASEQSPSSKIAGNFYLIISCQRSIIDIVKCLEAIASGKTVRPLASDLGYFFCQSIESDSLKIKPECPVIVRSGAATLQGRDKHSGFLFWRAFSQL, via the coding sequence ATGTCTACGCAGCAAAGCATTCCGCCCAGTGATGGGCAAAACCTTCCTGCCACCATCCATATCATGGATAAGGATGTCCAGCTTATCACCTATCAGGATCATCCGGTTGTTACCTTCCGCATGGTGGATGATCTGCATCAAAGAGTCGATGGAACCGCCAGGAAAACATTCTACCGGCATAAGAGCAGATTCATCGAAGGGGAGGATTATTTCGATCTCCCTTATGAGGAATGGAAGCCAATTTTAGATGTCCACCAAACGGACATCTCAAACTACCAGCAAACACAGGACTCAAGAGATCAACATAGATCAATGATCTTTCTCACCGAGTCTGGCTACCTGATGGTAGTAAAGCCATTCACCGATGATATTTCCTGGAAGGTGCAGCGTGATCTGGTGAGGATGTATTTCTCCTTCAAGCGGATGCATAAGGATGCCGAAGAAGGAAAAATTTCTCCGGAGCTGGAAGCCCTGTTATTGAAGCTCGGAATAGCATCCGAGCAATCCCCTTCCTCAAAAATAGCCGGAAATTTTTATTTGATAATATCTTGCCAAAGAAGTATAATTGATATTGTCAAATGCCTCGAAGCGATAGCTTCGGGGAAAACTGTAAGGCCGCTGGCCTCGGATTTAGGCTATTTTTTTTGTCAAAGCATTGAGAGTGATTCGCTAAAAATTAAGCCTGAGTGTCCCGTGATCGTGAGGTCCGGGGCGGCCACCTTACAGGGTCGTGACAAACACTCAGGCTTTCTCTTTTGGCGGGCATTCTCGCAACTGTAA
- a CDS encoding polysaccharide deacetylase family protein, whose product MSRSSLPQNYMVSNGILFEDFEAVGDFTTIGTDGTIAANTSQYRTGSQSLKLSVTTPGSWIMARKILPAAVDLRAASKAMHIWFYSHSVPSTTVNEVLIQLTSTSDLSKSMNLSLSGADLLDEGWTHLVIPRSRWTVVNGETWNAIIRMYIKLVAKTGQTASISIDEFRHSTEQLPRCIIAFDDGRTSAYSEGFSYMSARGVPGTLYTVPALVGTDGYMTLAQVDELYDAGWALANHTYTHPGAPDYLTGLSQAQIEDEIQQCTDWLIAQGYTRAAYYLAYPGGVYNADVLAAMDACGILTGRTTRSSLQYAPVDNLKLLNSKALDSGTTLAAAKTLVDNAITQQSTVVFHGHSLEAAAGANTWAIADFRALIDYIAARRIQCVTIDEWYQGLTNPRYRAVPLSRVAV is encoded by the coding sequence ATGTCGCGATCATCGTTACCACAAAATTATATGGTGAGCAATGGCATTCTCTTTGAGGATTTTGAGGCTGTCGGCGATTTCACCACGATCGGCACGGATGGAACGATAGCGGCCAATACCAGTCAGTATCGGACTGGCAGCCAGTCGCTCAAATTAAGCGTGACCACGCCGGGATCGTGGATCATGGCCAGGAAAATTTTACCTGCGGCAGTGGATCTGCGGGCGGCGAGTAAAGCGATGCATATATGGTTTTATTCCCATTCCGTGCCATCAACTACGGTAAACGAGGTGTTAATACAGCTTACCTCGACCTCAGATCTGAGCAAAAGCATGAACTTATCTCTCAGTGGCGCTGATTTGCTCGACGAGGGCTGGACACACCTTGTCATACCAAGAAGCCGGTGGACAGTAGTGAATGGGGAAACCTGGAATGCCATAATCAGGATGTATATCAAACTTGTGGCTAAAACAGGCCAGACAGCCAGCATCTCAATTGATGAGTTCAGGCACTCAACCGAGCAGCTTCCCAGGTGTATTATCGCGTTCGACGATGGGCGGACATCAGCCTATAGCGAAGGGTTTTCCTATATGTCCGCCAGAGGAGTGCCGGGGACACTGTACACGGTCCCTGCCCTGGTTGGGACAGACGGCTATATGACCCTGGCTCAGGTGGATGAACTGTACGATGCCGGGTGGGCTCTGGCAAACCATACCTACACCCATCCGGGCGCTCCGGATTATCTGACCGGGCTATCCCAGGCCCAGATCGAGGACGAGATACAGCAGTGTACCGACTGGCTGATTGCCCAGGGATATACCAGGGCAGCGTATTATCTGGCCTATCCAGGGGGAGTGTATAATGCCGATGTTTTGGCGGCGATGGATGCCTGCGGCATTCTGACGGGACGGACAACGAGAAGCTCACTCCAATACGCGCCGGTGGATAACCTGAAGCTGCTCAACAGTAAGGCCCTCGACAGCGGGACGACTTTGGCGGCAGCCAAGACTCTGGTGGATAACGCGATCACCCAGCAGTCTACTGTTGTTTTCCACGGCCACTCCTTGGAGGCGGCAGCCGGGGCCAACACCTGGGCAATCGCCGACTTTCGGGCGCTGATCGACTACATCGCAGCCCGCAGGATCCAGTGCGTCACGATCGATGAATGGTATCAGGGGCTGACGAATCCACGATACAGGGCAGTGCCGCTGAGCAGGGTGGCGGTGTGA
- a CDS encoding helix-turn-helix domain-containing protein, which yields MNREPKKFLTISQAAKLFQVSTRTIYRWSREGRIRTIRIGQTVRIPSEEIENKIKQVRIKMNEKERKGKVRRDEDFQ from the coding sequence ATGAATAGAGAACCGAAAAAATTTTTAACCATCAGCCAGGCGGCAAAACTCTTCCAGGTATCAACTCGGACGATCTACCGCTGGAGCCGGGAGGGGCGGATCCGAACAATACGGATCGGACAGACCGTCCGGATTCCGTCGGAGGAGATCGAGAACAAAATAAAACAGGTCAGGATTAAGATGAATGAGAAAGAAAGGAAAGGCAAGGTAAGAAGAGATGAAGACTTCCAATAA
- a CDS encoding ATP-binding protein: MSNRNRSKGKSKGQPGQQDSQGQTLEGCSDQGKLPGQGQIEDPRSPVEFVPAQDVPCPFCGAMPRQPEVDFTAIRESEVKNILIRASMTIRLYPCTCRESAEAEQKNREIWQQRLIASRIPPRYWGASLQPTGKSAYEGQFIPVCLDYLKRVKDTTETQRHREKLATDHCPLTTKNGLGLIGSTGTGKTYYMCAVMLELMKRGAKCLFINLPEFYTQLKSAFGDEGTPEYSRLILEAKEAGVLGLDEIGQRKLSPWASEELYGIINYRYNYNLAILFTTSKSVEELGSTISRDTVDRLYEICTAYQITGSSLRREPQEQRD; this comes from the coding sequence ATGTCCAACAGGAACAGGAGCAAAGGCAAATCAAAGGGACAGCCAGGCCAGCAGGACAGCCAGGGCCAAACCTTAGAAGGGTGTTCTGATCAGGGCAAATTGCCTGGCCAAGGGCAGATAGAAGACCCTCGCTCACCTGTCGAGTTTGTCCCGGCTCAGGATGTGCCGTGTCCATTCTGCGGGGCCATGCCGAGGCAACCGGAGGTTGATTTCACTGCGATCAGGGAATCTGAGGTGAAAAATATCCTGATCCGGGCAAGCATGACCATCAGGCTTTATCCCTGCACCTGCAGGGAATCCGCTGAGGCGGAGCAAAAAAACCGCGAAATCTGGCAGCAACGGCTGATAGCCTCGCGGATCCCGCCGAGGTATTGGGGGGCGAGTTTGCAGCCGACCGGGAAATCGGCGTATGAAGGGCAGTTTATTCCGGTATGTCTTGACTACCTGAAAAGAGTAAAGGACACCACAGAGACACAGAGACACAGAGAAAAACTGGCCACTGACCACTGTCCACTGACCACTAAAAATGGCCTTGGGTTAATCGGCAGCACCGGCACCGGAAAAACCTACTATATGTGTGCCGTCATGCTGGAGCTGATGAAACGCGGAGCTAAATGTCTGTTCATCAATCTCCCGGAGTTCTACACCCAGCTCAAAAGCGCCTTCGGTGACGAGGGAACTCCGGAGTACTCCCGGCTGATCCTGGAGGCGAAAGAGGCTGGGGTGCTTGGCCTGGACGAGATCGGTCAGCGTAAGCTATCCCCCTGGGCCAGCGAGGAGCTGTATGGAATTATCAATTACCGCTATAACTACAATCTGGCAATACTCTTTACTACCTCAAAGTCGGTAGAAGAATTGGGATCCACAATTAGCAGGGACACCGTGGATCGACTCTACGAAATATGCACCGCCTATCAAATCACCGGCTCATCCTTGAGACGAGAGCCCCAGGAGCAAAGGGATTAA
- a CDS encoding regulatory protein GemA, protein MNHQNQKRKPRQHHQKTEDKTFCSKAQLALLHVAKQELRLDDDTYRDMLQNVAGVSSAADLPRSRFGAVLDHLKACGFEIRKKEGSAAAKKYDEYAGRAGMATPAQLRYIEWMFVQYIQLKGQPIDDRDVVAFGLRHYLKKFYKAEDLRFLTLKRASDAIEGLKNTLIHEREKQARKSVGSVESVESGQWPVVSGQQKQPQEQPQEERNVQQEQEQRQIKGTARPAGQPGPNLRRVF, encoded by the coding sequence ATGAACCATCAAAACCAAAAAAGAAAACCACGGCAACACCACCAAAAAACAGAGGATAAAACCTTTTGCAGCAAGGCCCAGCTTGCCCTGCTGCACGTTGCAAAGCAGGAGCTTCGGCTCGATGATGACACCTACCGCGACATGCTTCAGAACGTAGCCGGGGTGTCATCGGCTGCGGATTTGCCCAGGAGCAGGTTCGGTGCGGTGCTCGATCATCTCAAGGCGTGCGGATTCGAGATCAGAAAGAAAGAGGGTAGTGCGGCCGCAAAAAAATACGACGAATACGCCGGGCGGGCCGGGATGGCCACACCGGCCCAGCTTCGGTATATCGAGTGGATGTTTGTGCAGTATATTCAGCTCAAAGGGCAGCCGATCGATGATCGGGATGTCGTAGCGTTCGGCCTTCGGCACTATCTGAAGAAGTTTTACAAGGCCGAAGACCTCCGGTTTTTAACCTTGAAGCGGGCAAGTGATGCCATTGAGGGGCTGAAGAATACGTTGATCCATGAACGGGAAAAGCAGGCCAGGAAGAGCGTGGGGAGCGTGGAGAGCGTGGAGAGTGGTCAGTGGCCAGTGGTCAGTGGTCAGCAAAAGCAACCGCAGGAGCAACCGCAAGAGGAAAGAAATGTCCAACAGGAACAGGAGCAAAGGCAAATCAAAGGGACAGCCAGGCCAGCAGGACAGCCAGGGCCAAACCTTAGAAGGGTGTTCTGA
- a CDS encoding host-nuclease inhibitor Gam family protein → MSKTAAVKEKKVFAEPITTLAEADEALHRLADMMRNLKGIEADAEKAIDLIVEEKLKLANPIREQIGAIEEELASFMAKNKASLFTEKRSQELNYGTIGFRKSTKIRACKDTLKWCKEFGYIEAIKVEEKLRKEVMEDWADEKLRQVGAKREVRDLPYYETTEFNIRDLT, encoded by the coding sequence ATGAGCAAGACGGCGGCAGTGAAGGAAAAGAAGGTTTTTGCGGAGCCCATTACCACCCTGGCGGAGGCTGACGAAGCTCTGCACAGACTGGCTGATATGATGCGGAATCTCAAAGGGATCGAGGCCGATGCAGAAAAGGCCATTGACCTGATCGTGGAGGAAAAGCTCAAACTGGCCAATCCGATTCGTGAGCAGATTGGTGCAATCGAGGAGGAACTGGCGTCCTTCATGGCGAAGAACAAGGCAAGCCTGTTCACGGAAAAACGGAGTCAGGAACTGAATTATGGCACTATCGGCTTCCGGAAGTCAACCAAGATCAGGGCCTGCAAGGACACGCTGAAATGGTGTAAGGAGTTTGGCTATATCGAGGCCATCAAGGTGGAGGAGAAGTTGAGGAAGGAAGTTATGGAAGACTGGGCTGATGAAAAGCTCAGGCAGGTTGGCGCTAAACGGGAAGTCAGGGATTTGCCCTATTATGAAACGACGGAGTTCAATATCAGGGATTTAACCTGA
- a CDS encoding AAA family ATPase — translation MKPKFVQTENVRRLQEAVAALEKRDTGVPGLGLVYGGAGYGKTKSIQWHVCQTNSIYLRAKATWTTSWMLEAIGKELNILSLPRIKDKFLDLQNAVTQVKCTVFIDEADYLVRDRKLLDTLRDLHDETDIPIVLVGMDEIQKKLMRHHQFWSRVSQQVVYQPLSAKEITMLGLELCDLQIDERTAEQLFSNTMGNFRDIIVALSHLERMARANSTAAVSSKMVEMTTRAVLKRKAA, via the coding sequence ATGAAGCCTAAATTTGTACAGACTGAAAATGTCAGGCGGCTCCAGGAGGCAGTGGCTGCCCTGGAGAAACGGGATACAGGAGTACCTGGACTTGGTTTGGTCTACGGGGGGGCAGGGTATGGGAAAACCAAGTCTATTCAGTGGCACGTTTGCCAGACAAACAGCATTTATCTGCGGGCAAAAGCCACCTGGACGACATCCTGGATGCTGGAAGCGATCGGGAAGGAGCTTAATATCTTGAGTCTGCCCAGGATCAAGGATAAGTTTCTCGATCTGCAAAATGCGGTAACCCAGGTGAAATGCACGGTGTTCATCGATGAGGCCGACTATCTGGTCCGCGACCGGAAGCTGCTCGATACGCTCCGGGACCTGCACGACGAGACGGACATTCCGATCGTGCTGGTGGGCATGGACGAGATTCAAAAGAAATTGATGCGGCATCATCAATTCTGGAGCCGGGTCAGTCAGCAGGTAGTTTATCAGCCGCTTTCGGCTAAGGAAATCACGATGCTGGGACTGGAGCTATGCGATCTCCAGATCGACGAGCGGACCGCAGAGCAACTGTTTTCCAATACGATGGGGAATTTCCGGGACATCATCGTGGCTCTCTCGCACCTGGAGAGAATGGCCAGGGCCAACAGCACGGCTGCCGTATCGAGCAAGATGGTCGAGATGACGACCAGGGCAGTGCTGAAGCGGAAGGCAGCGTAA